One Pseudomonas sp. HOU2 genomic window carries:
- a CDS encoding FxsA family protein, translating into MRPFLLLFLLFPVLELFVFVKVAGAIGFFPALLLIILGSMFGVFVLRVAGLATALRARESLNRGELPAQTMLEGLMLALAGGLLILPGFVSDVVGLVMLLPFTRRLLANKMRQRAEEQAIRQRAFADDLQPRGGPAPRQPLGREGDVIEGEFEHRDSK; encoded by the coding sequence ATGCGCCCTTTTTTGTTGCTCTTTCTGCTGTTTCCGGTGCTGGAGCTGTTCGTATTCGTCAAAGTGGCAGGGGCTATCGGGTTTTTCCCGGCCCTGCTGCTGATCATTCTCGGCTCGATGTTCGGTGTGTTCGTACTGCGCGTCGCCGGTCTGGCAACTGCGCTGCGTGCCCGTGAAAGCCTGAATCGTGGTGAGTTGCCCGCACAGACCATGCTCGAAGGCCTGATGCTGGCACTGGCCGGCGGTCTGTTGATCCTGCCGGGCTTCGTCAGCGACGTGGTCGGTCTGGTGATGCTGTTGCCGTTCACCCGTCGTCTGCTGGCCAATAAAATGCGCCAGCGCGCCGAAGAACAGGCGATCCGTCAGCGTGCCTTCGCCGACGACCTGCAACCGCGTGGAGGTCCTGCACCGCGCCAGCCTCTGGGCCGCGAGGGTGATGTGATCGAAGGCGAGTTCGAACATCGCGACAGCAAATAA
- a CDS encoding HugZ family protein: MSVEAAKNARELLLKEYRGVLSTHSKSMPGFPFGSVVPYCLDEQGRPLILISRIAQHTHNLQKDPKCSLLVGEREADDVQAVGRLTYLAEAQKLEDPAAIEAAAERYYRYFPDSQNYHKAHDFDFWVLNPVRHRYIGGFGAIHWIDQLTLANPFAGKAEISMVEHMNSDHAKAIAHYVELSGLPKTVPAQLAGIDSEGMHLRIGQALYWLPFPAPCHTPIQVREALVSLAHAEVWPKNAVADA; encoded by the coding sequence TTGAGCGTTGAAGCGGCCAAGAATGCCCGAGAATTGCTTCTCAAGGAATACCGTGGGGTATTGTCCACCCACTCCAAATCGATGCCCGGTTTCCCGTTCGGCTCAGTGGTGCCGTACTGCCTGGATGAGCAGGGCCGCCCGCTGATCCTGATCAGCCGCATCGCCCAGCACACCCACAACCTGCAGAAAGATCCCAAGTGCTCGCTGCTGGTGGGCGAGCGCGAGGCCGACGACGTGCAGGCCGTTGGTCGCCTGACGTACCTGGCCGAGGCACAAAAACTCGAAGACCCGGCTGCCATCGAAGCCGCCGCCGAGCGCTACTACCGGTACTTCCCCGACTCGCAGAACTACCACAAGGCCCACGACTTTGATTTCTGGGTGCTCAACCCGGTGCGTCATCGCTACATCGGCGGTTTCGGCGCGATTCACTGGATCGATCAGCTGACCCTGGCCAACCCGTTTGCCGGCAAGGCGGAAATCAGCATGGTCGAGCACATGAACAGCGATCACGCCAAAGCCATCGCACACTATGTGGAGCTCAGCGGCCTGCCGAAAACCGTACCGGCACAACTGGCCGGGATCGACAGCGAAGGCATGCACCTGCGCATCGGCCAGGCGCTGTACTGGCTGCCATTTCCAGCGCCTTGTCATACGCCGATACAAGTGCGCGAAGCCTTGGTTTCTCTGGCTCACGCCGAGGTCTGGCCAAAAAATGCGGTGGCCGACGCTTGA
- a CDS encoding RnfABCDGE type electron transport complex subunit G → MNRVAAVVTLVLMTGAGLGLTYVVQRASAPQIASEQRLLDSRKLLDVLAADAYDNQPLEQPLALTDMTLSHSTLLAGYRATRLGQPVAVLLRSQTEGYAGVIELLIVIDANGRLLGVKTLRHNETPALGGLIGDWPNHWLATFTGKSRNAPDDAGWALKKDQGQFDQLAGATITSRATVNAIHDALRYFDEHRATLLGSGS, encoded by the coding sequence ATGAACCGCGTGGCTGCAGTCGTGACGCTTGTACTGATGACTGGCGCCGGTCTCGGCCTGACTTATGTGGTGCAGCGCGCCAGTGCGCCGCAGATTGCCAGCGAGCAACGCTTGCTCGACAGCCGCAAGTTGCTGGATGTACTCGCAGCCGATGCCTACGACAACCAGCCACTGGAACAGCCGCTGGCGTTGACTGATATGACGTTGAGCCACAGCACTCTGCTGGCAGGCTACCGCGCTACCAGACTCGGGCAGCCGGTGGCAGTGTTGTTGCGCTCGCAAACCGAGGGCTATGCCGGCGTTATCGAACTGCTGATCGTCATTGATGCCAACGGCAGACTGCTGGGGGTAAAAACCCTGCGGCACAACGAAACGCCGGCGCTCGGCGGACTTATCGGCGACTGGCCGAATCACTGGCTGGCGACATTTACCGGCAAGTCGCGCAACGCACCTGACGATGCAGGCTGGGCACTGAAAAAAGATCAGGGACAGTTCGATCAACTGGCGGGAGCCACCATTACATCCCGGGCCACCGTCAATGCCATCCATGACGCCCTGCGCTACTTTGATGAGCACCGTGCAACCTTGCTCGGGAGCGGATCATGA
- the nth gene encoding endonuclease III: protein MNAAKRLEIFRRLHEDNPEPKTELAYSSPFELLIAVILSAQSTDVGVNKATAKLFPVANTPAAIHALGVEGLSEYIKTIGLYNSKAKNVIETCRMLVELHNGEVPQTREELEALPGVGRKTANVVLNTAFRQLTMAVDTHIFRVSNRTGIAPGKNVVEVENKLMKFVPKDYLLDSHHWLILHGRYVCLARKPRCGSCRIEDLCEYKHKTSDD from the coding sequence ATGAATGCCGCAAAACGTCTGGAAATCTTCCGCAGACTTCATGAGGACAATCCCGAGCCGAAGACCGAACTGGCCTATTCCTCGCCGTTCGAGTTGTTGATTGCGGTCATCCTTTCGGCGCAATCAACCGACGTCGGCGTCAACAAGGCCACGGCCAAACTGTTCCCGGTGGCCAATACCCCGGCAGCGATCCACGCGTTGGGCGTCGAAGGACTGTCCGAATACATCAAGACCATCGGCCTCTATAACAGCAAAGCGAAAAACGTGATCGAGACCTGCCGCATGCTGGTCGAGCTGCACAATGGCGAAGTCCCGCAGACGCGCGAAGAACTGGAAGCGCTGCCCGGCGTCGGCCGCAAGACGGCCAACGTAGTCCTCAATACCGCTTTCCGTCAGTTGACCATGGCGGTCGACACGCACATTTTTCGCGTGAGCAACCGCACCGGCATTGCCCCGGGTAAAAATGTGGTTGAAGTGGAAAACAAGCTGATGAAGTTTGTGCCAAAAGACTACCTGCTGGATTCTCACCACTGGCTGATTCTGCACGGTCGCTATGTGTGTCTGGCGCGCAAGCCCCGCTGTGGCAGCTGCCGGATCGAAGATTTGTGCGAGTACAAACACAAAACTTCGGACGATTGA
- a CDS encoding RnfABCDGE type electron transport complex subunit D gives MSPREAPDDRLQQAMKQVLLATLPGLLALFWFYGWGVLINLILAASTALLIEAGVARLRRQPLQPTLSDGSALVSAALLAAALPPYCPWWLTVSAVASGLLFGKHLYGGVGKNPFNPAMLGFALTMLLFPQPMTHWPAHGMNLQAAFAHVLNLGQVPDAWVQATALDSLRINKSLTIDELFAANPAFGRFGGRGVEWINLAFLAGGLVLLQRRVIAWQAPVGMLASLFVVSLLCWNGSGSDSHGSPLFHLLSGATMLGAFFIITEPVSGAKSALARLLFGVGVGLLTYLIRTWGGYPDGVAFAVLLMNLCVPALERFAAARQTQVQS, from the coding sequence ATGTCGCCCCGTGAAGCACCGGATGATCGGCTGCAACAGGCGATGAAGCAGGTGCTGCTGGCCACGCTGCCGGGGCTGTTGGCGTTGTTCTGGTTTTACGGCTGGGGCGTGTTGATCAACCTGATCCTGGCGGCGAGCACCGCGCTGCTGATCGAGGCTGGCGTCGCCCGCCTGCGCCGACAACCTTTGCAACCAACGCTCAGTGATGGCAGCGCACTGGTCAGCGCGGCACTGCTGGCCGCTGCGCTGCCGCCGTATTGCCCGTGGTGGCTGACCGTTAGTGCGGTGGCTTCGGGGCTGCTGTTCGGCAAGCATTTATACGGTGGCGTCGGCAAGAACCCGTTCAACCCGGCCATGCTCGGTTTCGCCCTGACGATGCTGCTGTTCCCGCAGCCAATGACCCACTGGCCGGCGCATGGCATGAATCTGCAGGCCGCTTTTGCACACGTCTTGAATCTTGGTCAGGTCCCGGACGCCTGGGTTCAGGCCACCGCGCTGGACAGCCTGCGCATCAACAAAAGCCTGACCATCGATGAATTGTTCGCGGCCAATCCGGCGTTCGGGCGTTTCGGTGGTCGCGGTGTGGAGTGGATCAATCTGGCGTTTCTCGCCGGTGGACTGGTTTTATTGCAACGCCGGGTGATTGCCTGGCAGGCGCCGGTCGGCATGCTGGCCAGCCTGTTTGTCGTCAGTCTGCTCTGCTGGAACGGTTCGGGTTCCGATTCCCACGGCTCACCGCTGTTTCATCTGCTGAGCGGCGCAACCATGCTCGGTGCATTTTTCATCATTACCGAACCAGTATCCGGCGCCAAAAGTGCGTTGGCCCGACTGCTGTTCGGCGTGGGTGTCGGCTTGCTGACCTACCTGATCCGCACCTGGGGCGGCTACCCGGACGGTGTCGCGTTTGCCGTGTTGCTGATGAATCTGTGTGTACCGGCTCTGGAACGTTTTGCCGCTGCCCGCCAGACGCAGGTGCAATCATGA
- a CDS encoding Rnf-Nqr domain containing protein produces the protein MTELALTLISAALLNNFVLHWPLGVDPLLAGSRRQVHALGLATACLMLSVGFIGYVLWHWLLVPLQLQALQLFVFLPLSVLLIAPLLKLLTRALPDWPFAGLWPLLLGNAGVLGLALINAHNDRGLLQATALSLGAGLGFWLVLSLFSDLRERTADNDIPLPFRGLPIDLIGAGLIAVIFLGFSGLIKT, from the coding sequence ATGACCGAACTTGCGCTTACGCTGATCAGTGCCGCCCTGCTCAACAACTTCGTGTTGCACTGGCCGCTGGGCGTCGATCCGTTGCTGGCCGGCAGTCGGCGCCAGGTGCATGCGCTAGGGCTGGCGACGGCGTGCCTGATGCTGAGCGTCGGCTTCATCGGTTATGTGCTGTGGCACTGGCTACTGGTGCCGCTGCAACTGCAGGCCCTGCAGCTGTTTGTGTTCCTGCCGCTCAGCGTGCTGCTGATCGCACCGCTGCTGAAGCTGCTGACTCGCGCGCTGCCTGACTGGCCCTTCGCCGGACTATGGCCGTTGTTGTTGGGCAATGCCGGCGTGCTGGGGCTGGCCTTGATCAATGCACACAATGATCGTGGCCTGCTGCAGGCAACGGCGCTGAGCCTGGGGGCCGGGCTGGGTTTCTGGCTGGTGCTGAGCCTGTTCAGCGACTTGCGTGAACGCACGGCGGACAATGACATTCCCCTGCCCTTTCGCGGCTTGCCGATCGACCTGATCGGCGCCGGACTGATCGCAGTGATTTTTCTCGGATTCAGTGGACTGATCAAAACATGA
- a CDS encoding PA3496 family putative envelope integrity protein has translation MTDSKEQLDVDDDFTAVETDDAEPVVEVAKTNLSKRRTIDNLLEERRLQKQLADYDFDL, from the coding sequence ATGACTGACAGCAAAGAACAACTGGACGTAGATGACGATTTTACCGCTGTGGAAACCGACGACGCCGAACCGGTGGTCGAGGTTGCCAAGACCAATCTGAGCAAACGTCGCACCATCGATAACCTGCTTGAGGAGCGCCGACTGCAAAAGCAATTGGCTGATTACGATTTTGACCTCTGA
- the rsxB gene encoding electron transport complex subunit RsxB, which translates to MSLIQLIDALLPQTQCGKCGHPGCKPYAQGIVDGEPINKCPPGGDETVAALAELLNVPVLELDVSRGSAPPQVAYIREAECIGCTKCIQACPIDAIVGAAKLMHTVLIDECTGCDLCVAPCPVDCIEMHPLPLGTLPVVGGLASSLEEQRARAAKRDHARQRFERRNARLQREEQQKQAEREARAQRSAQPAVATLDPVQAALERVRAQKAATADAALKKAKIDVAMSRAQLHKSLKAFGHPPTFEQQSQLIVLQQQFEAAEQALAKLESSAATAPAAAAAAAAPAPAPAPAPAKDADLKRAKIQLAMRRAELKKAQTAEAPPEQIATLEQALRDAEQALHAAEASSEQAVPDLMRVEKRPIDSQLRQLKTELAYARADLSKLERRADTPDDILDKARARLQDAERQVQDHVAP; encoded by the coding sequence ATGAGTCTGATTCAACTCATCGATGCCCTCCTGCCGCAGACCCAATGCGGCAAATGCGGCCACCCCGGGTGCAAGCCCTATGCGCAAGGCATCGTCGATGGCGAACCGATCAACAAGTGCCCGCCCGGCGGTGACGAAACCGTCGCCGCCCTGGCAGAACTGTTGAACGTGCCGGTGCTGGAGCTGGACGTCAGCCGTGGCTCGGCACCGCCACAAGTGGCGTACATTCGCGAGGCTGAGTGTATCGGCTGTACCAAGTGCATCCAGGCCTGCCCGATCGACGCCATCGTCGGCGCGGCGAAACTGATGCACACCGTACTGATCGACGAATGCACCGGTTGCGACCTGTGCGTGGCGCCGTGCCCGGTGGATTGCATCGAGATGCATCCACTGCCGCTCGGCACATTGCCGGTGGTCGGTGGCCTGGCATCCAGCCTTGAAGAACAGCGCGCACGCGCGGCCAAACGCGATCATGCGCGCCAGCGGTTTGAACGCCGCAACGCCCGCTTGCAACGCGAGGAACAGCAGAAACAGGCTGAGCGCGAAGCCCGGGCGCAGCGCTCAGCGCAACCGGCGGTGGCCACTCTCGATCCGGTGCAGGCCGCTCTGGAACGGGTGCGCGCGCAGAAAGCCGCGACCGCCGACGCCGCGCTGAAAAAAGCCAAGATCGATGTCGCCATGAGCCGCGCGCAATTGCACAAATCGCTGAAAGCCTTCGGCCATCCACCGACCTTCGAACAGCAATCGCAGCTGATCGTGTTGCAACAGCAGTTCGAAGCCGCCGAACAGGCGTTGGCGAAACTCGAAAGCAGCGCCGCCACCGCTCCAGCCGCTGCGGCTGCGGCTGCGGCCCCGGCTCCGGCTCCGGCTCCGGCTCCGGCGAAAGACGCCGACCTGAAGCGGGCGAAAATCCAGTTGGCGATGCGCCGCGCCGAACTGAAAAAGGCTCAGACTGCCGAGGCGCCGCCGGAACAGATCGCTACGCTGGAACAGGCCTTGCGTGATGCCGAGCAAGCCCTTCACGCTGCCGAAGCCTCGAGCGAGCAGGCTGTACCGGATCTGATGCGTGTGGAAAAACGTCCGATCGACAGCCAGCTCCGTCAGTTGAAAACCGAACTGGCCTACGCCCGTGCCGACCTGAGCAAACTCGAGCGCCGCGCCGACACGCCGGACGACATCCTCGACAAGGCCCGCGCGCGCCTGCAAGACGCCGAGCGGCAGGTGCAAGATCATGTCGCCCCGTGA
- the metG gene encoding methionine--tRNA ligase translates to MSEPRKILVTSALPYANGSIHLGHMLEYIQTDMWVRFQKHRGNQCIYVCADDAHGSAIMLRAEKEGITPEQLIANVQAEHSADFAEFLVDFDNFHSTHAEENRELSSQIYLKLRDAGHIAQRSITQYFDPEKKMFLADRFIKGTCPKCGTEDQYGDNCEKCGATYAPTDLKDPKSAISGATPVLKDSQHFFFKLPDFQQMLQTWTRSGTLQDAVANKIAEWLDAGLQQWDISRDAPYFGFEIPDEPGKYFYVWLDAPIGYMASFKNLCNRTPELDFDAFWGKDSTAELYHFIGKDIVNFHALFWPAMLEGAGFRKPTGINVHGYLTVNGQKMSKSRGTFIKARTYLDHLSPEYLRYYYAAKLGRGVDDLDLNLEDFVQKVNSDLVGKVVNIASRCAGFIHKGNGGLLVDNNAAPELTEAFLAAAPSIADAYEARDFARAMRETMALADRANAWIADKAPWSLNKQEGKQDEVQAICATGINLFRQLVIFLKPVLPLLAADAEAFLNVAPLAWNDHTTLLANHQLNEFKPLMTRIDPVKVQAMTDASKEDLTASQTDTGAAAPAGNGELAKDPLSPEIDFDTFAAVDLRVALIVKAEHVEGADKLLRLTLDIGDEQRNVFSGIKSAYPDPSKLDGRLTMMIANLKPRKMKFGISEGMVMAAGPGGEEIYLLSPDSGAKPGQRIK, encoded by the coding sequence ATGTCCGAACCACGCAAGATCCTCGTCACCAGCGCCCTGCCCTACGCCAACGGTTCGATTCACCTTGGCCATATGCTGGAATACATCCAGACCGATATGTGGGTGCGCTTCCAGAAGCATCGCGGCAATCAATGCATTTATGTCTGCGCCGACGACGCCCACGGTTCGGCGATCATGCTGCGCGCGGAAAAGGAAGGCATCACCCCGGAACAACTGATCGCCAACGTGCAGGCTGAACACAGCGCCGACTTTGCCGAGTTCCTGGTCGATTTCGACAATTTCCACTCCACTCACGCCGAAGAAAACCGTGAGCTGTCGAGCCAGATCTACCTGAAACTGCGTGATGCCGGGCACATTGCCCAGCGTTCGATCACTCAGTATTTCGACCCGGAAAAGAAAATGTTCCTGGCCGACCGCTTCATCAAGGGCACCTGCCCGAAATGCGGCACTGAAGACCAGTACGGCGACAACTGCGAAAAATGCGGTGCGACCTACGCCCCGACCGATCTGAAGGATCCGAAGTCGGCGATCTCCGGCGCCACCCCGGTGCTCAAGGATTCCCAGCACTTCTTCTTCAAACTGCCAGATTTCCAGCAGATGCTGCAGACCTGGACCCGCAGCGGCACCCTGCAGGACGCCGTCGCCAACAAGATCGCCGAGTGGCTGGACGCCGGCCTGCAACAGTGGGACATCTCCCGCGATGCGCCGTACTTCGGCTTCGAGATCCCGGACGAGCCGGGCAAGTATTTCTATGTGTGGCTGGATGCGCCGATCGGTTACATGGCCAGCTTCAAGAACCTGTGCAACCGCACGCCGGAGCTGGACTTCGACGCGTTCTGGGGCAAGGACTCCACCGCCGAGCTGTACCATTTCATCGGCAAGGACATCGTCAACTTCCACGCGCTGTTCTGGCCCGCCATGCTTGAAGGCGCCGGTTTCCGCAAGCCGACCGGGATCAACGTGCACGGCTACCTGACCGTCAACGGCCAGAAGATGTCCAAGTCCCGCGGCACTTTCATCAAGGCCCGTACCTACCTGGATCACCTGTCGCCGGAATACCTGCGTTACTACTACGCGGCCAAACTGGGTCGTGGCGTCGATGACCTCGACCTGAACCTCGAAGACTTCGTGCAGAAGGTCAACTCCGACCTGGTCGGCAAAGTGGTCAACATCGCCAGCCGTTGCGCCGGTTTCATCCACAAAGGCAATGGCGGCCTGCTGGTCGACAACAATGCCGCGCCGGAGCTGACCGAAGCGTTCCTCGCCGCGGCGCCGAGCATTGCTGACGCCTATGAAGCGCGCGACTTCGCCCGCGCCATGCGTGAAACCATGGCCCTGGCCGACCGCGCCAACGCCTGGATCGCCGACAAGGCCCCCTGGTCGTTGAACAAGCAGGAAGGCAAGCAGGATGAAGTCCAGGCGATCTGCGCCACAGGCATCAACCTGTTCCGCCAGTTGGTGATCTTCCTCAAACCGGTGCTGCCATTGCTGGCTGCCGACGCCGAGGCGTTCCTCAACGTCGCTCCGCTGGCCTGGAACGACCACACCACGCTGCTGGCCAACCATCAGCTGAACGAATTCAAACCGTTGATGACCCGCATCGACCCGGTAAAAGTGCAAGCCATGACCGACGCCTCGAAAGAAGACCTGACCGCCAGCCAGACCGACACCGGTGCTGCCGCGCCTGCGGGCAACGGCGAACTGGCCAAGGATCCGCTGTCGCCGGAAATCGATTTCGATACCTTTGCCGCCGTCGACCTGCGCGTCGCGCTGATCGTCAAGGCCGAACACGTGGAAGGTGCCGACAAGCTGTTGCGCCTGACCCTGGACATCGGTGACGAGCAGCGCAACGTATTCTCCGGAATCAAGAGCGCTTACCCGGACCCGTCGAAACTCGACGGTCGCCTGACCATGATGATCGCCAACCTCAAGCCGCGGAAAATGAAGTTCGGCATTTCCGAAGGCATGGTGATGGCGGCCGGCCCTGGCGGTGAAGAAATCTACCTGCTGAGCCCGGACAGCGGCGCCAAGCCGGGTCAACGCATCAAGTAA
- a CDS encoding Rnf-Nqr domain containing protein has translation MNRPVNLTNALLLVLLLGTSTTLAGALGMLLMSGAVVAVHGVCIAPLRSRLSDSNLILASLLLAATLTSCANILAQRWALQWQQSLGIYTGLIALQCVVLEYNGFFRQALTECLKFFGLSSALLLALAVLRELFGQGHIGRGLPEHWQGLILFSDGLHLLTLVPGAFILLGLLLAARQAWTRSNATSKETHHP, from the coding sequence ATGAACCGACCGGTGAACCTGACGAATGCCTTGCTGCTGGTTCTGCTACTTGGCACCAGTACGACACTGGCTGGCGCACTGGGCATGCTGCTGATGTCGGGCGCCGTCGTGGCGGTTCACGGCGTATGTATCGCTCCATTGCGCTCGCGACTGTCTGACAGCAACCTGATACTCGCCAGTCTGCTGCTGGCCGCCACCCTGACCAGTTGCGCCAATATCCTCGCGCAGCGTTGGGCGTTGCAGTGGCAACAGTCACTCGGAATCTATACCGGGCTGATCGCCTTGCAGTGTGTGGTGCTGGAATACAATGGATTCTTTCGTCAGGCGCTGACCGAATGCCTGAAGTTTTTTGGCCTGTCGAGCGCACTGTTACTCGCGCTGGCGGTACTGCGTGAACTGTTCGGTCAGGGCCACATCGGCCGTGGCCTGCCTGAGCACTGGCAAGGCCTGATTCTGTTCAGCGACGGGCTGCACTTGCTCACCCTGGTTCCCGGCGCCTTCATCCTGCTCGGACTACTGCTCGCCGCCCGCCAGGCCTGGACCCGCTCGAACGCTACCTCCAAGGAAACACATCATCCATGA
- a CDS encoding SDR family oxidoreductase, which produces MQLNDKVIIITGGCQGLGRSMAEYFAGKGAKLALVDLNQEKLDDAVAACKAKGVEARSYLCNVANEEQVEHMVAQVAEDFGAIHGLINNAGILRDGLLLKVKDGEMTKMSLAQWQAVIDVNLTGVFLCTREVAAKMVELKNSGAIINISSISRAGNVGQTNYSAAKAGVAAATVTWAKELARYGIRVAGIAPGFIETEMTLGMKPEALEKMTSGIPLKRMGKPEEIAHSAAYIFENDYYTGRILEMDGGLRI; this is translated from the coding sequence ATGCAACTCAACGACAAAGTAATCATTATCACCGGCGGTTGCCAGGGTTTGGGCCGTTCCATGGCCGAGTATTTCGCCGGCAAAGGCGCGAAACTGGCGCTGGTCGACCTCAATCAGGAAAAACTCGATGACGCGGTCGCCGCCTGCAAGGCCAAAGGCGTCGAGGCGCGCAGCTATCTGTGCAACGTGGCCAACGAAGAACAGGTCGAGCACATGGTTGCCCAGGTCGCCGAAGACTTCGGCGCGATTCATGGCCTTATCAACAACGCCGGGATCCTGCGTGACGGCCTGCTGCTCAAGGTCAAGGATGGCGAAATGACCAAGATGAGCCTGGCCCAGTGGCAGGCGGTCATCGACGTCAACCTGACCGGCGTGTTCCTGTGCACCCGTGAAGTGGCGGCGAAAATGGTCGAGCTGAAAAACAGCGGCGCGATCATCAACATCTCGTCGATCTCCCGCGCCGGTAACGTCGGCCAGACCAACTATTCCGCCGCCAAGGCTGGCGTGGCCGCCGCCACCGTGACCTGGGCCAAGGAACTCGCGCGTTACGGCATTCGCGTGGCGGGCATTGCACCGGGCTTCATCGAAACCGAGATGACCCTGGGCATGAAGCCGGAAGCGCTGGAGAAGATGACCTCGGGTATTCCGCTCAAGCGCATGGGCAAGCCGGAAGAGATCGCCCATTCGGCGGCGTATATCTTCGAGAACGACTACTACACCGGGCGGATTCTGGAGATGGATGGCGGGTTGCGGATCTAA
- the apbC gene encoding iron-sulfur cluster carrier protein ApbC, translating to MSAVTRAAVEAVLSQYTDPYLNQDPVSAGCVKHVEIDGDRVKVQMEIGYAAGLFKSGWAQLLQLAIENLDGVVSAKVEVNSVIAAHKAQAQIPGLANVKNVVAVASGKGGVGKSTTAANLALALAREGAKVGILDADIYGPSQGIMFGIPERTRPEVKDQKWFVPLKAHGVEVMSMAFLTDDNTPMVWRGPMVSGALLQLVTQTAWGDLDYLVIDMPPGTGDIQLTLAQKVPVAGAVIVTTPQDLALLDARKGVEMFRKVNIPVLGVVENMAVHICSNCGHAEHLFGEGGGEKLATQYGVELLASLPLSMLIREQADGGKPTVIAEPDSQIAMVYQELARHVGARIVLQEAATPAMPNISISDD from the coding sequence ATGAGTGCCGTCACTCGCGCAGCGGTGGAAGCCGTCCTCAGCCAATACACCGACCCCTACCTGAACCAGGACCCGGTCAGCGCCGGTTGCGTGAAGCACGTCGAGATCGATGGCGACCGCGTGAAGGTTCAGATGGAAATCGGCTACGCCGCCGGTCTGTTCAAGAGCGGCTGGGCGCAATTGCTGCAACTGGCCATCGAAAACCTCGATGGCGTGGTGTCGGCCAAGGTCGAGGTCAACAGCGTGATCGCCGCGCACAAGGCCCAGGCACAGATCCCGGGTCTGGCCAACGTCAAGAATGTGGTCGCCGTGGCCTCGGGCAAGGGCGGTGTGGGCAAGTCGACCACCGCGGCCAACCTCGCGCTGGCGCTGGCCCGTGAAGGCGCCAAGGTCGGCATTCTCGACGCCGACATCTATGGCCCGAGCCAGGGCATCATGTTCGGCATCCCCGAGCGCACCCGCCCCGAGGTCAAGGATCAGAAGTGGTTCGTGCCGCTCAAGGCCCACGGTGTCGAAGTCATGTCGATGGCGTTCCTCACCGACGACAACACACCGATGGTCTGGCGCGGGCCGATGGTCTCCGGTGCGCTGCTGCAACTGGTGACGCAAACCGCGTGGGGCGATCTGGATTATCTGGTGATCGACATGCCGCCAGGCACCGGCGACATCCAGCTGACCCTGGCGCAGAAAGTCCCGGTGGCCGGTGCGGTGATCGTCACCACGCCGCAGGATCTGGCGCTGCTGGACGCGCGCAAAGGCGTGGAAATGTTCCGCAAGGTCAACATTCCGGTGCTGGGCGTGGTGGAAAACATGGCGGTGCACATCTGCTCGAACTGCGGTCATGCCGAGCATCTGTTCGGTGAGGGCGGTGGCGAGAAGCTGGCGACCCAATATGGCGTCGAACTGCTGGCCTCGCTGCCGCTGTCGATGCTGATCCGCGAGCAGGCCGATGGCGGCAAGCCAACGGTGATCGCCGAGCCGGACAGCCAGATCGCCATGGTCTATCAGGAACTGGCCCGCCACGTCGGTGCGCGTATTGTGTTGCAGGAAGCGGCGACGCCGGCGATGCCGAATATCAGCATCAGTGACGATTGA
- a CDS encoding response regulator transcription factor, whose translation MNKVLIVDDHPVIRLAVRMLMERHGYEVIAETDNGVDALQLAREQMPDIVILDIGIPKLDGLEVIARLNSTPMPLKVLVLTSQAPGHFSMRCMQSGAAGYVCKQQDLTELLSAIKAVLSGYSYFPNQALHTVRTSLGNASEADMVDRLSGREMMVLQQLARGKTNKEIADGMFLSNKTVSTYKTRLLLKLNARSLVDLIELAQRNGLV comes from the coding sequence ATGAATAAAGTGCTGATCGTGGATGATCACCCCGTCATTCGTCTTGCTGTGCGTATGCTGATGGAACGTCATGGCTACGAAGTTATTGCCGAAACAGATAATGGCGTGGACGCGTTACAACTTGCTCGTGAACAGATGCCGGATATCGTTATTCTGGATATTGGAATTCCCAAGCTCGACGGCCTGGAAGTTATCGCGCGTCTGAACTCGACACCGATGCCCTTGAAAGTTCTGGTGCTGACTTCCCAGGCACCGGGACATTTTTCGATGCGCTGCATGCAGTCGGGTGCGGCGGGATATGTCTGTAAACAACAGGATCTGACTGAATTGCTCAGTGCGATCAAAGCCGTACTGTCCGGGTACAGCTATTTTCCAAACCAGGCCCTGCATACTGTGCGGACCAGTCTGGGCAATGCCAGTGAAGCCGATATGGTGGACCGTCTTTCCGGCCGGGAAATGATGGTGCTGCAGCAATTGGCGCGGGGCAAGACCAACAAGGAAATTGCCGACGGCATGTTTCTCAGCAACAAGACGGTCAGCACGTACAAGACGCGTCTGTTATTGAAGCTCAATGCCCGGTCGCTGGTGGATCTGATTGAGTTGGCGCAACGTAACGGACTGGTCTGA